The nucleotide window GTCACCTCCGCCTGTTCGGGCGAGCCCGGCATCTGGAAGGGCAGCGTCGCGATGCCTTCGGGAAACGTCAGGATCGTTTCGGGCTGCCAGCGCAGCAGCCGCCGGTTGAGCGCCCGCGTCTCGGCGTAGCGCGCGATATGGCTCAGATAGGTCAGGTACACGGGCTGCGCGTGGACGACGGCATGATACGCCAGGTCATAGCGCGCAACGTGGTCGTCGTGGATCGCCAGATGCGAGTTCAGCTCGCTGGTCGGGTATACCTCCGTCGCGGCGTAGCACGTCGCGCGGAGGCCATCGTCGTGAATCCGCAGGCAGCAGATCGTCGTCTCCGGCGTGGCCGCGACATCGCGCAGCCGCCGCCCGGCACCCGTGACGATGACCCAGCCGCCAGCCAGCGCGGAAGCGGCGACGGGCAGATCGATCGCGCCGCGCTCGTGAAACGCGCCAGCCAGCCCGTCCAGGCCGCGCACAAAGACCGAGATGTTTCCGGCAGCGGCCTCGGCGGCGTCGATCGCCGTCATGCGCGTGCCCACCTCGGCAAGGTCGCCGACGATCGCGTTGTAGCTCAGGTCATGCACCCTATGATCCGCAATACTGCTCGATCGTGTCCAGCAGCCGGGTTAGCTGGACGGGCTTGGGCAGATAATCGACCGCTTCGATCGCCGCCGCCTTGGTCTTCAGATCGCTATCCGCCGAGATGACGACGACCGGAACGGGCGCGAGCACCGGATCTTGCTTTTGCTCGGCTCTGAACTGCCAGCCGTTCATCACCGGCATCATCAGATCGAGCAGGATCAGGCACGGCGGCGTACGCTCGCGGAGCAACTGGATCGCCTCCTGGCCATTGGCTGCGCCCTGCACCTGATAGCCTTCGTCCTCCAGAATCTCCGTCAGCGCCTCACGAATCGCCAGATCATCCTCGACAATCAAGATCCCTGAGCAAGGTTGTGTCAGACCCATGAGAAGTTACTCCTTCGCCTGGTGATGCGATGCTGCACTGGCTTGATCGACGGTGTTGGAGTATGTTGTGATCGCCCGTGGTAATGTTACAACAAAGGTCGAGCCGACGCCCAGCTCGCTGGCGACATCGATCGCGCCGCCGAGCGCATCGATGATCTGGCGTGCGATATACAGCCCCAGGCCCAGCCCGCCATAATTACGGGACGATACCGCGCGCTCGAAGCGGGCAAAGATTCGTTCCAGGTGCTCAGGCGCGATCCCGATCCCGTAGTCGCGGACGGTCAGCCGCGCGCTGGTGGTATCCTCCGCGACAAGAATCTCGATCGGCTGGCCTCCACCGTACTTAATCGCGTTCGACAAGAGATTGGTAACGACCTGCTCCAGCCGCAGCCGATCGGCGTTGACCCAGACCGGCCCGGCAATGTGCAGCAGGACTCGACAGCCCGCGGCCTCGCACTGCTCCTCGAAGCGCAGCGCCACGTCGCGCACGGTCTGCGCAAAGTCCACCCGCTCCAGCCGGAATTCGATCTTGCCTGAGCGGATGCGCGTGACATCGAGCAGGTCGTTGGCGAGGCGCGCCAGCCGCTCGGCCTGCTCGTCGATAAGCGCGAGCTTGGCGACCAGTCGATCGTCTGAGATCGCGTGCAGGCCGCGCTGCTTCGCGCTGCGGATCAGACTCTGGGTTTGTAGTCTGAGCGGCGTGAGCGGCGTTTTCAGCTCGTGGGACGCGATCGATAGGAACTCGTCGCGGGCGATAATCGCCTCCTGCGCCTCGCGGTACAGGCGCGAGTTATCGACAGCGCTCGCGGCGCGGCGCGCGAGATGCCCGGCCAGCGCCAGATCGTCGTCATCGTAGCGGCGGCCCGACTCGGCGCTGATGAGCGTGATCACGCCGAAGGTGCGCTTGCGCGCGATCAGCGGTACGCAGATGTACGACGTAAAGCCGACCTCACGCAGCAGCCGCAGATGCTCTTCATCGTGAGCCGCCTTGACCAGCATCTCATCCGACATCTCGGAGAACAGCTCCGGCTGGCCCGTCCGTAGTACATGCCACTTGCCGCGCGGCGTATCGGGGTGGGCGGGGTAGCGCTCTTGCAGCTCATTGGCCCACTGTATTTTGGCCGGATTGGCATGGACGACGACGAGGTTCTGGAGGCTGCCGCGCTCGTCCAGAATGTCGATCGTACACCAGTCGGCCAGCTTAGGCACGATAAGCTGCCCCAGCGTGGCGAGCGTCTCCTCGTACTCAAGCGACGACGTGAGCAGCGCGCTGGCCTCCGCCACAAAGCGCAGCGCCTCCTCGGCGCGCAGCCGCGCGGTGACATCCTCGATCAGCGACAGCACCGATACCAGTTGTCCGGCGCTATCCAGCAAGGCCGAGGAGTACCAGACACAGTGGATCACGCGACCATTTTTGGTGTAGTTGCGATGGAGCATCACGGTATGCCGCTTGCTCCCGTCCAGCATGTGCGCGATGGCGTTGTTCACCGTCTCGATATCCTCGCGGTAGACGAACTGCCAGTCATGCGGCTGCTTGCCCAGCACCTCGTCGGGCTGCCAGCCAAAGATCTTGACCGCCGCAGGCGACCAGCGCATCACCCTGTAGTCTTGATCCCACTCGATCATGCCAAGCGGCGTGTTTTCGACGTGGAAGGTGAGCCGCTGAAGGGCATGCTGCAACGCCTCCTGCGTCCGTGTGCGCTCGATCGCGATGCCGCAGATGTGTGTCGCGATCTCGATCAGATGGAATTCAAACGGATCGGGAGCGTGCGGCTCACGGTAGTAGATCGAGAATGTGCCTAAGACCTCTCCGGCGCTCGACATAATCGGCGTCGACCAGCTTGCGCGCAGGCCGTACGCCAGCGTCACATCCCGAAAGTCGGTCCAGCGCGGGTCGGTAGCGATGTCAACGGCGATAACCGGCTGCTGGAGAAAGGCTGCGGTGCCGCACGAGCCTTTGTTGAGGCCAACCGGGACGCGCTCGTAGGCGTGCTTAAAGCCTGCGGGAATGCTCGGCGCTGCCCCGTAGCGTAGGAACTGCCCCATCTCGTCCAGCAGCAGGACCGCGCAGAGCATGCCCTCGGATTGCGCTTCGATCAGCACAGCCAGCGCCTCCAAGATCTCGGCCAGGGGCTTGCCCAGCGCGATCATCTCCAGCGCGTGCTTCTGCCCATTGGCAAGCGCCTCGGCCTGCTTGCGCGTGCTCAAGTCGTCGATCGCGCCGATCATACGCACCGGCTGCCCGGCCTGATTGTAGATGACGTACCCACGATCGAAGACATAGG belongs to Herpetosiphonaceae bacterium and includes:
- a CDS encoding class II aldolase/adducin family protein, whose amino-acid sequence is MHDLSYNAIVGDLAEVGTRMTAIDAAEAAAGNISVFVRGLDGLAGAFHERGAIDLPVAASALAGGWVIVTGAGRRLRDVAATPETTICCLRIHDDGLRATCYAATEVYPTSELNSHLAIHDDHVARYDLAYHAVVHAQPVYLTYLSHIARYAETRALNRRLLRWQPETILTFPEGIATLPFQMPGSPEQAEVTAAAMRTYRAVVWQRHGIITRSEISARKAGDLVEYAETAARYEYLNLQAGEPSSGLSDAEMRLMCERWQIEQQIF
- a CDS encoding response regulator, yielding MGLTQPCSGILIVEDDLAIREALTEILEDEGYQVQGAANGQEAIQLLRERTPPCLILLDLMMPVMNGWQFRAEQKQDPVLAPVPVVVISADSDLKTKAAAIEAVDYLPKPVQLTRLLDTIEQYCGS
- a CDS encoding PAS domain S-box protein, with protein sequence MSNAPFSNSQPPGLQDESRAAQRAPAPGAVSDPRPAQQITCAEQAPAEASEIYYRTLVEALPQLVWTANPDGYTDFFNRRWYDYTGLTAEDCLGWGWEAVLHPDDVQQTVERWMEAVRTGVSYEIEYRLRRGADGAYRWHLGRGLPLRNQADQIVKWLGTCTDIDDQKRAEEALRESKERWNAVVRATSDAIWDWDLLTGQVTWNETASTLFGYTLDVMQIDKHWWRNCIHPDDRERISSGLDAAIRDGAQSWAAEYRFRRADGSYAYVFDRGYVIYNQAGQPVRMIGAIDDLSTRKQAEALANGQKHALEMIALGKPLAEILEALAVLIEAQSEGMLCAVLLLDEMGQFLRYGAAPSIPAGFKHAYERVPVGLNKGSCGTAAFLQQPVIAVDIATDPRWTDFRDVTLAYGLRASWSTPIMSSAGEVLGTFSIYYREPHAPDPFEFHLIEIATHICGIAIERTRTQEALQHALQRLTFHVENTPLGMIEWDQDYRVMRWSPAAVKIFGWQPDEVLGKQPHDWQFVYREDIETVNNAIAHMLDGSKRHTVMLHRNYTKNGRVIHCVWYSSALLDSAGQLVSVLSLIEDVTARLRAEEALRFVAEASALLTSSLEYEETLATLGQLIVPKLADWCTIDILDERGSLQNLVVVHANPAKIQWANELQERYPAHPDTPRGKWHVLRTGQPELFSEMSDEMLVKAAHDEEHLRLLREVGFTSYICVPLIARKRTFGVITLISAESGRRYDDDDLALAGHLARRAASAVDNSRLYREAQEAIIARDEFLSIASHELKTPLTPLRLQTQSLIRSAKQRGLHAISDDRLVAKLALIDEQAERLARLANDLLDVTRIRSGKIEFRLERVDFAQTVRDVALRFEEQCEAAGCRVLLHIAGPVWVNADRLRLEQVVTNLLSNAIKYGGGQPIEILVAEDTTSARLTVRDYGIGIAPEHLERIFARFERAVSSRNYGGLGLGLYIARQIIDALGGAIDVASELGVGSTFVVTLPRAITTYSNTVDQASAASHHQAKE